A segment of the Populus nigra chromosome 12, ddPopNigr1.1, whole genome shotgun sequence genome:
GTTAAAGGAGATCGTTACTAGACAAGCATGTAGCATTACTCATAGTCATAGAAAGCTAAACTGCTACCACAAtctgaaaaacaatttcaacaaTGAAAATTTCTAGTGAGCAATTTGACTGCTAAACTCACAGAAAATAGTGTTTATATTGTGTTTTCCGAAGTAATGGACATGATCATTTCAGAACTTACTGAACAGCAAAGAATTATAACTAATGATGGAGGCGAACCAGTTCATTCTTCTGTCTTCTCATTTCATGCTGTATATGCTAGAGGGACTTAATGTATTCCCAAAACATGTTTTTCAGGTTGCAGATGAAGAAGCCTTGGGCCTTTTAAGGTGGCTTGCCACTTCCCAGGCTGCTGAAGATATAAACTCTGATGATGAACTTATTTGTGACACAATTCTGAGTCCCCTTTTACCTGCAGCGACCATTGATAAAGTTCTGGAGAAAGCTAATATAGATTATGAGAGTGAGTCTCAAAAAGAGTGTCAGGATATTCTTGATTCAATTGAGGATTTAGTTAACTTTAAGGTTTTTAAGGAGAAAGCTTCTCATTCTGTTGATCATAGTCCTCAAACTTCATTAGAGAAAAAAGTTCCCCAGTCTGATACTTTGCGCTCATCTTGTTATGGATCAGCTGGAAGTTCATTTAAGGTAGAGTCGAAAAGTGAATGTAAAGGGTATTCACAGGATCAGATATTACCGACTACTGACAGCTGCATCAGTAATAAGCAGAAAAGGAATAGGTCATTGTGGTGCTCTTTACCTTTTTCTATAAACCAAAAGGCGAATGATGACCCAGAAGTTGCCAGGTCTAAAGTTGTTGATCTTCATGTTGATGAAAGTAAAAACTATGCTGGAACAGTTATGACTGGAAATGAAGAGGCAAAATGCTCCGATGCCTTACTAAATGCAGATAAAAATGCTTGTGAAGCAAGTGTTTTGGTTGGATGTTCAGTGCGTGATATGATGAGAAGAAAACGGTCCCGCCGAACTGCTCAACATGGTGATGGATCTGTTCGAGTTAAAAATGTTCATTTGGGAGGAGAACAGGATGAATCCAATATTCTCTTTCCAAAACAATTGGATTTACATATACTACCTAATGATGAGAATGATAAAAGAGTTTATGGACCTCTGGACTTTAGGCCATCAGTTAACAACCAACAAACAGAGTTTTTGGAGACATGTGCCCCTAAAGCCATACCCCCTGCATCCAGCAGTGCTAGCTCAATGCAAGTTGTTACAAATCCTCTCTCAGCGGACACAAGGAGAGAAGAATTGCAATGCACTTTCACTCCCACGAAGCAAGATGCTGTGGTTTCTATGGTTGACTGTGAAATTAACAAAGGCAAAGAGTTTGATTTTGGAGGTGTAACCTCTATAGAACCCATAACCTCTACTGTCAGTTCCAAGTTTGATTCCTTACCTGATAATTACTTGTCTAAGCATATACTTTTGGCTGATAAGAGATTAGAGAGAACTGAAGCTGCTGGTTCAAACTGCTCACCAGCTTTGCCTATTGATCATGATATGTTTGCAAGAGATAGTTATAAGCCCAAATATGTTCATCAAGGCAGAAGTTCCTTGCAGAATTTATATGACATACCAACTACGCATCTCATTGGCATGGGAATGTCAGTTGACACTGGTCTGCAGAGTGAGAACTGTGCTGCAAACCAGGAAGGAGATTCTGGTCTATCTATACTTGGAAGCTCAGCGCCCGAGGCTTTCAAAATGGGAGGAGAAACCATAGACCTACTTGGGATGACCTTTTGCAAGAAGCCCCCCACTGCAGAATGGAAAGATGGAGCATCTGAAAATGTTTCATTTTCACCTGCTCCATCATTTCTTCCCTCTTCTGCAAATGTGGAAAACAAAGACAGGACATCAggttgcattttcaatttccttGGTAGTACATTtagcttctctctctctctttttcacaTACAAAAAATTTGTACATGTGGTCTAGTTTAAAAGTGATCCATTAGTTATGGCTAGTACTGAAAGGGGATTTTAAGCAAGCTTAGCATTCTATTAAGTTTGTGCTTTTGGTTGTTTTgacatttcttgttttttgcaTGCTGTCTTATTAGTGTCTGTCGGAAATTATTGCTGATCAACCTTTTTTCTATTCATGGGAGTGCTTTAGGTGAACATCTCCCTTTTTTTGATGGAGATTATCATGATAAGAAAGGAGTGGAAATCAAGTCCTCTTCAAACATTGATTTCAATGCTCAACAAGAAGCTATCATTGGTGTCCCAACTCACTATCTTAACGATGGTTCGGTCTTGTACCTTTTGACACATGTGTTTTCACCCCCCTCTGTAGATAGTGTCCACAGATGGTTATTGTGTGATGATAAAGGTATGATCTAGAATTTGCTAATGAACATGTCagataattttaattacttGAATAGTTTTCTTCTCAAACTTTTAGTTATGAATTTCCAGATGCTTTGAGAGAACTCAATGCAGTGTCAGCAGAGCCTTTACTTATGAAAGGTAGATTTAAATGCTTTTCATGGgcccagaaaaaataaaataaaattctaactGAGGACTCTACTGTTTTTTCCAGGATCTTCTGAGATTGGTTCACAAAGCTCGTCACCCATTCATTGCGATAAGGTTTTAACTGAACCAACTCCTGTGGCTCATTTGATGCCTATCTTGGATCAAGCACCACAAGCAACAAATATAAATGATAATGCAGAATCTCACCTTTCTAGTGATGAGGCTCAAAGAAAATTGCAGAGTGAAGGAAAtatcatgaaactcaatccaTGCACCAATTGCCCCATGGATATCTCTCAAATTTCAGGCCCAGATAGGACATCAAGGCTCACTCCACTTAGTCAAATTGGGTTTCGGGATTCTGCCAGTGTTGGTGCCGGGCAACAGCTGACGTCATTAAGTATAGAGGTATTGATACCAATACATGTATGGTTTTACCACATTggtgtttttcttgtttctataAGTGTTCAAATTTCCTTCCACCTATATGACCTTGGGCATACAAGTTGGCTTGAAACTTTCCCAATATGGTGAAAAGCTGTATCATGCAATCTAGTGTTTTGGCTAAAAATGTACCTTGTGATTGGAGTGAAACATTCCTTACAGGTTCAAGCAGAATCTAGAGGAGATCTCCGACCAAATCCTCGGTTTGATGCCATCAATGTCGTGGTTCTTGCGTTTCAGAATGATGGTGACTCTGCTGTTGAAGTTCATGTGCTTTTATGTAGTAAAAGTGAATCTTGCCAAAGGTATGAATTTCAATCTCATACTTAAATTTACTCTGCCCATTTTGTTTTCCTCATATTTGTTAAGTTGCGTATTTTCTATCTCTAATATTCTTGATGGTTTTTTGAAGTGCATGATTAGTAGAAAAGCAGTGGTTCACATCACATGCTCTAGTATTGTTTGAGTTTCAGAGTTGTGAAAAATGAAGATTGAAATCTTCTGATtggtgaaaaaaagaaagaaagcgtAGACTATTCTAATTTGTTTTGCTTCATTTGTCTTTTTTGCAAATTGATGGTATGTTCAAGGTTTTAAGTTGGTACCAATTGTGAATTACCGCAATTCTAGAGCCTgatcttttttttcaactacATCACCAACACTCTGTATccttatatttctatttttccaCAAATCTTCTGCACAAGAGTATTTATCACCTTTTTGTACTTGTCTTCTTGTATTTGCAGGAGTTATGATGGAACATCTGGGTGTAGTGTGCTTGTTTTCTCTGAGGAGAAGCGCTTGTTTAGTCATTTTATGGCGATTATTGTTTCATTTGATCCAGATATTTTAATGGGTTGGGATGTACAAGGTGGTTCTCTTGGTTTTTTGGCTGAGAGGGCTGCACATCTTGGTATAGGCCTACTTAATAATATCTCTCGGACACCATCGGAAGCCAACATAGATGTTGGAGAAAGAGAAAATTCAGGAAAGGTAATACTAGATACTATGCTTAAAGAGTCATTAATTACTGATTCTGCCCTTGTAGAAGATACAGTAATTGAGGATGAATGGGGCCGAACTCATGCCAGTGGTGTCCATGTCGGTGGTAGAGTTGTCCTCAATGTATGGCGACTGATGCGTGGTGAAGTAAAGCTTAACATGTATACTGTTGAAGCTGTTGGTGAAGCTCTTTTGAGGCGAAAAATACCATCAATTCCTTACAAAGTGTTGACAAAATGGTTTGCAAGTGGTCCTGGACGAGCCAGATATAGATGCATTGAATATACGATAGATAGAGCAAAATTGAACCTTGAGATAATGAATCAACTCGACATGGTACATTTATAAGGACTCATTGTTTGCATGTGTGATTGTTCTATCATTTGCCATCTTTGTGAACTTTGTGAGTGCTTTTGCAGATAAATCGAACATCAGAACTTGCTCGTGTATTTGGCATTGacttcttttctgttctttctcgAGGTTCACAGTATCGTGTTGAATCTATGTTTCTGAGATTGGCACATACACAAAACTATCTTGCCATTTCTCCCGGGAATCAACAGGTTATTGCTTAATTGACAAGACCTTCTACCATATGTTGCTAACAAGGTTCTATCTACTTGCTGTTATGCATTTACAGAAGTTTTGGCACTTTGATTTTGTAGAATTCTGTGGAAGGTTTGCCAAAACGTTTTCTGTGTtgcttttcttattattatgcCGCTTATCGAGTTATTGCCTGTCTTTAAGTTTCAAGTTTGAAAACTTGGCCTGTTTGTTCTGCTGCTAGATTCTGGCAAATTCTTCTAGCTGCTTTCCATTGATGTGACTCCACACTTCTGCACTATGTAATTTTTGTAGTCAAACATCAATGGAAGTTGCAAAATATGATATCTTTATATGTTCACAAACTTACTGGTTGAAGCGTAATTACAATGTTTTTTATCCAGTTTACTCTGAACCTGAGGACCTGATCAAACTATGTTGCTAGCTACCTTTGAGATTCCTAATCACATATATGTCGAGGATCTTGATTTTCTGTTTTGTGGATTTTAAAACATCGaataatgttttcttcttttcttccttgttgGCCCATACTAGTGTTTTGCGTTGTTGGATGCTATGCTTGCCTAAATGTTTACTGTAACTTTGGTTATATATAGGTGGCTTCTCAACCTGCAATGGAGTGTTTACCTCTGGTGATGGAGCCAGAATCTGGTTTTTATGCAGATCCAGTTGTTGTCTTGGATTTTCAGTCTATTTATCCATCGATGATAATCGCATACAACCTTTGCTTTTGTACGTGTCTTGGAAATGTTGCACCTTCAAAGGCAAATACACTGGGGGTTAGTTCATTTTCAACAGATCCAAGTGTTTTGCgagatttgaaagataaaatactGCTTACTCCAAATGGCACTATGTATGTGCCTTCAGAGGTAATTCATTGAATTATTTCTtatgtaaattttgaatttacttGCTGGGAATATTCAGTATTTCTGCATATCCCTAACTGGCTTTGGTTCTTGTGGGCTTTTTTATAGCCACACAAGGTCTCTGAAAGTTGTCATGTGGTTGTGCTGCAGCCTTAAGTTTAACTACAGTTGGAGGAATTATTATTCATGTATTGTATGTAGAAAGATTTAACATCTAATTAGTGGAGATTTGGACTGCTTCACTGTGTAGTTTAAATATGACTCTTCTATGAGTTTTAGTGACAGAAGATTTTGTTTGACCGTTCACATAGAACACAAGTGggattatattttgttttatcccCTTTTTTTTCTACATTTGATGCTCTGAGATAAATCTTGCCCTTTTCTTTCAAATGCTTTTTGTAAATGATGTGCATTTTTTTCCATAAACAAAATaagtgaagagaaagaagaaagaataattTGTCTCTCATCCATGCCATTCACAGACTCGAAAAGGTGTTCTGCCCCGTTTATTAGAGGAAATATTGTCAACTCGAATAATGCTGAAACAAGCAATGAAGAAGTTGGCTCCCTCACAACAAGTTCTTCACAGGGTATGGCTGTACTGAAATAATTTCTAGTCAGTTGATCAATCTGCTCTTAGGTACaggctaaaaataataaaatgaacaacTTCTTGACTTGCATGGCTTTTCTAATTCTTGTTTGAAATGGTTTAAAATTCCCTGAATTCTGGAGTTTTTGCAAATAACATCACACTGAAGGTAACTGTAAGGTGTAACATTTTGAAGGACACAAGTGACAGGCATCATTTTGTGCTCTTTCTCTATATGtacttttaacttttttctccCTTCAACATCTGTCTTATTTTATCTGTCAGATTAAAATGCTCTTGGTGAATAAATCCTTTTCCAATGGATCTATAATAAATTACATGGAATTTCTTACTGCATGATTTTGTTCGCGATCCTTCTTGAATAAATAAACATGAGTTGTTTCATCAGTTGTAATGTAATTGATTTTATGTGATTATGCTTGGATATGATCTTTAATACACTAATTTTTGGTTCTTTCAGATATTTAATGCAAGACAGCTTGCTTTGAAGCTGATCGCAAATGTAACCTATGGCTATACAGCTGCTGGATTTAGTGGTCGCATGCCTTGTGCAGAGCTTGCTGACAGTATTGTTCAGTGTGGCCGAAGCACACTGGAAAAGGCTATTTCTTTGGTAAATGCAAATGAAAAGTGGAAGGCTAAAGTGATATATGGTGATACTGATAGGTATGTGATATCTAGGAGTTAAAAGCATGTGATACAAACTCAAATAAGTTTTACAATGTTCTTCTTTCAAAATGTTAGGTTAACTTTTTGATGTTCGGCTTGGATGacattttacattaaaaaagacATGGTCATAAAGTGTTAGATTAGAAAGACTAccgaagttgattttttttttccaattccaccaattgaaaagtaatttattttatttggaattttaTTCACAAAATCCGATCACAAGTTGAGGTGTTTGGAAGGTCATATGCTGTTTGCTGGCATTCTTTTCAGCATCTGTGGAAAGACATGTTTGGTTGATATACTCAGAAACACATGCACACACATTCTTCTCAGCGAGTTTACTGACTAGTGCTGTGAAAATGTCTTCTCAAGGAATAAATTTTGCTCAATGCCTAGCAAGCTTGAGGTTTAGTTCTCTTCGTCCAGTGTCTCTTACATGTATGAGGTTTGGTTTATGCAGCATGTTTGTCCTCCTCAAGGGACGCAGTGTCAAAGAATCTTTTCAAATTGGACGTGAAATAGCATCAGCTGTAACTGCAATTAACCCAGATCCAGTTACTCTCAAATTGGAGAAAGTCTATCATCCATGCTTCCTCCTTACTAAGAAACGCTATGTTGGTTACAGTTATGAGAGTGCTGATCAGATTGAACCTATGTTTGATGCTAAAGGTATTGAGACAGTTCGCAGAGATACTTGTGGTGCTGTTGCCAAGATAATGGAGCAGTCGCTGAGAATCTTTTTTGAACATGAAGACATCTCTGAGGTGGAAATTGATATGTTCTTTTGCCCCCTTTTTAATCAATGTGATTAAAATGCTGAAAATCTACTTTCAAACTATTGATTTCATAAATAGGTTTGTTGGAAATAATAGTGAATGGTTTGTTCATCATTCAAGATGAAAAAATGAAG
Coding sequences within it:
- the LOC133669236 gene encoding DNA polymerase zeta catalytic subunit isoform X4, with the translated sequence MWPFSSEFNVSSDQDMQRCKRQSVCNLEGDATIDADILNQQSKMYTSLSQARSDVKMVQSLIPIWEEEHERTGINEVTILPDPGKPLPGDVLKTLLHALEFERKLSELCIKTEGDLPLSESKINVLPTVTFTTDGENLAERENVNSDNANEEFLKCSAEQDTIQSSAQSSVCEEMDATPTEMKDLCLKLSSEIIGTVDPKVADEEALGLLRWLATSQAAEDINSDDELICDTILSPLLPAATIDKVLEKANIDYESESQKECQDILDSIEDLVNFKVFKEKASHSVDHSPQTSLEKKVPQSDTLRSSCYGSAGSSFKVESKSECKGYSQDQILPTTDSCISNKQKRNRSLWCSLPFSINQKANDDPEVARSKVVDLHVDESKNYAGTVMTGNEEAKCSDALLNADKNACEASVLVGCSVRDMMRRKRSRRTAQHGDGSVRVKNVHLGGEQDESNILFPKQLDLHILPNDENDKRVYGPLDFRPSVNNQQTEFLETCAPKAIPPASSSASSMQVVTNPLSADTRREELQCTFTPTKQDAVVSMVDCEINKGKEFDFGGVTSIEPITSTVSSKFDSLPDNYLSKHILLADKRLERTEAAGSNCSPALPIDHDMFARDSYKPKYVHQGRSSLQNLYDIPTTHLIGMGMSVDTGLQSENCAANQEGDSGLSILGSSAPEAFKMGGETIDLLGMTFCKKPPTAEWKDGASENVSFSPAPSFLPSSANVENKDRTSGEHLPFFDGDYHDKKGVEIKSSSNIDFNAQQEAIIGVPTHYLNDGSVLYLLTHVFSPPSVDSVHRWLLCDDKDALRELNAVSAEPLLMKGSSEIGSQSSSPIHCDKVLTEPTPVAHLMPILDQAPQATNINDNAESHLSSDEAQRKLQSEGNIMKLNPCTNCPMDISQISGPDRTSRLTPLSQIGFRDSASVGAGQQLTSLSIEVQAESRGDLRPNPRFDAINVVVLAFQNDGDSAVEVHVLLCSKSESCQRSYDGTSGCSVLVFSEEKRLFSHFMAIIVSFDPDILMGWDVQGGSLGFLAERAAHLGIGLLNNISRTPSEANIDVGERENSGKVILDTMLKESLITDSALVEDTVIEDEWGRTHASGVHVGGRVVLNVWRLMRGEVKLNMYTVEAVGEALLRRKIPSIPYKVLTKWFASGPGRARYRCIEYTIDRAKLNLEIMNQLDMINRTSELARVFGIDFFSVLSRGSQYRVESMFLRLAHTQNYLAISPGNQQVASQPAMECLPLVMEPESGFYADPVVVLDFQSIYPSMIIAYNLCFCTCLGNVAPSKANTLGVSSFSTDPSVLRDLKDKILLTPNGTMYVPSETRKGVLPRLLEEILSTRIMLKQAMKKLAPSQQVLHRIFNARQLALKLIANVTYGYTAAGFSGRMPCAELADSIVQCGRSTLEKAISLVNANEKWKAKVIYGDTDSMFVLLKGRSVKESFQIGREIASAVTAINPDPVTLKLEKVYHPCFLLTKKRYVGYSYESADQIEPMFDAKGIETVRRDTCGAVAKIMEQSLRIFFEHEDISEVKTYLQRQWTRILSGRVSLQDFVFAKEVRLGTYSTRASSALPPAAIVATKAMRADPRAEPCYAERVPYVVIHGEPGARLVDMVVDPLDLLAIDSPFRLNDVYYITKQIIPALQRVFGLLGADLNQWFSEMPRPAREAFAKRPSYAPNPQRTRIDYYYLSKHCVLCGELVQASAHICNKCSQREIAAATAVIGRTSKLEKEMQHLAAICRHCGGGDWLLESGIKCTSLACSVFYERRKVQRELQGLSAVAGDEGFYPKCMVEWF